The genomic region CACTCTTATTATTTAGGGGTCGCCAGCGGTTAGGTGAAGTGCAACCAAAAATGGCAACAAGCGGAATACCTATTGCAGATGCAATATGCATTGCTCCTGTATCTACAGTGATGAACAAGTCTGCCTTCGTCAGCAGGGCTGCAAGATCAAGCAGTGTTGTCCTGCCGCAAAAATTGGCAACGAACGTCTTAGTCCGATTAATTATTTCATCGGCATATTCCCTGTCTTCATGAGCACCAATGATAAAAAAAGCAGCATCATAACGGGCAGCAAGTTCGTCGACAAGCTGTGCAAAATAATCCTGAGGCCAGTTTTTGAGCTTAAACGTGCCCTTTACACACAGAGCAATACGGTATTTTTTCCGTGGAAGCAAATTTATAAGACTATCAGCATTATTTATGTTTTTATCCGTATAACGTCCCATTACTGGACGTGCCAAGCCTTCAACCCCAAAAAAACCACGAACAATAGCCTGATAATTCTCAGACTGATGTGTATTAATTATATCGTGCGGAATATGTACAGTGTGAGTAAACAGTCTGGTAACATAGCTAGGTTTATCATCAAAAATCCTGTCTGGACCAACTCTAATAGGTATGCCGGCCAATAGCGCGATAAGGGCTGGACGCAATTTTCTGTCAAATGAAACGGACAGGTCAAATTTGCGTTGCCGAATATTTCGAATAAAATTTAGCATATCCCAAAACGTGTTATACTTTGATGTATAATCATAAACAATTATATCATCAATAACCGGATTATTGCGCACAATATCGGCAGCCGCGGGCCGGACCATCATGGTTACTTTGGCTTGGGGATAGGCCTGCCTGAGCAAAGCCACTGCACTTGTAGACAATAACACATCCCCAATGTTTACTAAAGAATGGACTAAAATATTATTAAATTTTTGCAAGCACGCCACCCGCCTTTAATAAATTGCGGACAAAGACCTCCGGTGCAAAAACTTCATTAGCCCGACAAAATTCGTGTTGATAAAATTCTGCTTTATCATAATAAGTGTTTACAAATTTTTCCAATTCCATCTTCAAACTGTCGGCGTTACCAGCAGCAAAAGAACAACCAATATTATAATTTTCTAATATTTCCGGATTGATGCAGTCGGCAGCAATAAACGGTTTATAATAGCCTATAGCCGTAAACAACATGCCAGACCAATGATAGCGGTAGCGCTCAGCAGTGTAGGGCATTACAATTGCGTCTACGCCGGCAACTGCTTGTTGCCATTCGGCACCAACAAGACCGCGGGAACAAAATTCAATTTGCTCATAGGATCTGTATTTTTCCATAATACGGTTAAATTCTACCGCGTCTTCCGGCTTAAAAGCCGCCCCCTGGACAAGAAGACGGACGGGAAATTTAAACTTAGCGCTAACAAATGCGTTTAAAAAAAATTCAAGGTTTTTTTCTTTACGGTACTGCCCAAAAAAACCTATCTTTAATGGCCTGCCCTGCGCTACACAGGGCTGCCAGCGAATATCGCGAGGCGTATAAGCTGGGGGGTGGATGCACGATACATTCGGCAAACTATGCTCAAACAAGTTTTTCCCAAGGGTAAGTACTATGATTTTTATATTAGGATATCTAACCATTTTTTCTGCATAACGAAAAAACATGGGCGCTTCACCAGGGTTTACGCCGTGGACGACAAAAATCACCGGCACAAGGCTTTGTTTTAACCTAGTCAGATTTAAACTGCGCAGATAACGATAAGTAGCCGTAGGAATAATGATAGCATCAAATTCACCGGCGAGCGCCAGACGGTGTAAAGTGTTAAACCAACGGCAACGGTTGATTTCCCTTTTAGCTGTAAGCCATAACT from Thermosinus carboxydivorans Nor1 harbors:
- the waaF gene encoding lipopolysaccharide heptosyltransferase II, whose protein sequence is MQKFNNILVHSLVNIGDVLLSTSAVALLRQAYPQAKVTMMVRPAAADIVRNNPVIDDIIVYDYTSKYNTFWDMLNFIRNIRQRKFDLSVSFDRKLRPALIALLAGIPIRVGPDRIFDDKPSYVTRLFTHTVHIPHDIINTHQSENYQAIVRGFFGVEGLARPVMGRYTDKNINNADSLINLLPRKKYRIALCVKGTFKLKNWPQDYFAQLVDELAARYDAAFFIIGAHEDREYADEIINRTKTFVANFCGRTTLLDLAALLTKADLFITVDTGAMHIASAIGIPLVAIFGCTSPNRWRPLNNKSAIHYASLPCSPCAVSENECQTKECLTRIRVEDVLQSAANLLESRANSEGEGRSKLEHCDNA
- a CDS encoding glycosyltransferase; protein product: MQRFITHTLWPNILNYIGGSGGRKKLNIALFEQIITPGGHELEFDRIIIEELKSLGHSVTLYLPANAAPLYDYKIPVKHLPGEGISYAGVSKFAKLWLTAKREINRCRWFNTLHRLALAGEFDAIIIPTATYRYLRSLNLTRLKQSLVPVIFVVHGVNPGEAPMFFRYAEKMVRYPNIKIIVLTLGKNLFEHSLPNVSCIHPPAYTPRDIRWQPCVAQGRPLKIGFFGQYRKEKNLEFFLNAFVSAKFKFPVRLLVQGAAFKPEDAVEFNRIMEKYRSYEQIEFCSRGLVGAEWQQAVAGVDAIVMPYTAERYRYHWSGMLFTAIGYYKPFIAADCINPEILENYNIGCSFAAGNADSLKMELEKFVNTYYDKAEFYQHEFCRANEVFAPEVFVRNLLKAGGVLAKI